A region from the Sutcliffiella horikoshii genome encodes:
- the manA gene encoding mannose-6-phosphate isomerase, class I: MVNKKDVLFLEPVFQERIWGGTKLAEHFGYEIASELTGECWAVSGHPNGQSIVKNGSFAGKLLGELYTEEKELFGNHESDRFPLLTKILDAKQNLSVQVHPDDKYANQNENGELGKTECWYVIDCERDSEIIFGHTAETKKEFVERVKSGDWEGLLTRVKVKPGDFFYVPSGTIHALCSGVLILETQQNSDTTYRVYDYDRKDKEGNTRELHIEKSIEVSTIPHKPVDVVHKVSKLDAATLTTFVQAEYFTVYKWDVDGIYSTKHDKHFLIGSVIAGSGEIKVDGRFYPLKKGDHFIIPSGVEELTVGGKVEIIISHP; this comes from the coding sequence ATGGTAAACAAGAAAGACGTTCTATTCCTCGAGCCAGTCTTCCAAGAGCGCATTTGGGGAGGAACCAAACTAGCTGAACATTTTGGATATGAGATTGCGTCCGAATTGACGGGCGAGTGCTGGGCGGTTTCTGGACATCCGAACGGACAAAGTATAGTTAAGAATGGTTCTTTTGCAGGTAAGCTGTTAGGTGAATTATATACGGAAGAAAAAGAGCTATTCGGAAATCATGAGAGTGACAGATTTCCACTGCTGACAAAAATCCTTGATGCGAAGCAAAATCTTTCCGTACAAGTACATCCCGATGACAAGTATGCAAATCAGAACGAAAACGGGGAGTTAGGAAAAACAGAATGTTGGTATGTGATAGATTGTGAGAGAGATTCAGAAATCATATTTGGTCATACTGCCGAAACAAAGAAGGAATTTGTCGAAAGGGTTAAAAGTGGAGATTGGGAGGGACTATTAACAAGAGTGAAGGTAAAGCCGGGTGATTTCTTTTACGTACCAAGCGGAACCATCCATGCTCTTTGCTCTGGTGTATTAATTCTAGAAACACAACAAAACTCAGATACGACCTATCGGGTTTATGATTATGATCGCAAGGACAAAGAGGGAAATACCCGGGAGTTGCATATCGAGAAATCCATCGAAGTCTCAACTATTCCTCATAAACCTGTTGATGTGGTTCATAAGGTTTCTAAATTAGATGCTGCTACCCTTACAACATTCGTGCAGGCAGAGTATTTTACAGTCTATAAATGGGATGTGGATGGAATATACTCTACGAAACATGATAAGCATTTCTTAATTGGAAGCGTGATTGCAGGATCGGGAGAAATTAAGGTGGATGGACGTTTTTACCCGCTCAAAAAGGGTGACCACTTTATCATACCATCAGGTGTTGAAGAGTTAACGGTTGGAGGTAAAGTTGAGATAATCATTTCTCATCCATAA
- a CDS encoding processed acidic surface protein has translation MQRFMLVICAFLIGSTLFFSPLDVTAAPKEEEVDSYLKEIGWTRKDLDKYLAFYEVRLEDFKDIDHLRDELGTPINEENLLVMLETYELTKEELEVLLSRFGEKVQDYTFIEDLEIAVDFYMTHEEEVARAEDFLVSMGFEAEEARQIFQHILSLPKDVLAEELERLQGMLNEEPNSVDKVFSLWTEFMEVFQVEADLHVEDGSRVKVSQEALMQPGWLEGKEVHLDLFDGEGSLLASAVMDEQIVSPSYVQSTGKELIHLGQVGVKMSDELYNNRMPDTASVYGLGMLVGLCLVGLAGLMLLGARKVRRA, from the coding sequence ATGCAGCGGTTTATGTTAGTTATTTGTGCGTTTTTAATAGGGTCGACACTATTCTTTTCCCCGCTTGATGTGACGGCAGCGCCAAAAGAAGAAGAGGTGGATTCCTACTTGAAGGAGATCGGTTGGACGAGGAAGGATCTTGATAAGTATTTGGCGTTTTATGAGGTTCGTTTGGAGGATTTCAAGGATATTGACCATCTGCGGGATGAGCTCGGAACTCCAATCAATGAGGAAAATCTCCTTGTCATGCTAGAAACTTACGAACTGACGAAAGAAGAACTGGAAGTCCTTTTGTCTCGTTTTGGAGAAAAGGTACAGGATTATACGTTCATTGAGGACTTAGAAATCGCGGTTGATTTTTATATGACCCATGAGGAAGAAGTCGCTCGCGCAGAGGATTTTCTAGTATCCATGGGATTTGAGGCAGAAGAAGCACGTCAGATTTTCCAGCATATTTTGAGTCTCCCGAAGGATGTATTGGCCGAAGAGCTTGAAAGATTGCAAGGGATGTTGAATGAAGAACCAAATTCCGTTGATAAAGTGTTCTCCCTTTGGACTGAATTCATGGAAGTTTTTCAGGTGGAGGCTGATCTTCATGTTGAAGATGGCAGCCGAGTGAAGGTGTCGCAGGAAGCACTTATGCAGCCTGGCTGGTTGGAAGGGAAAGAAGTTCATTTAGACCTGTTTGATGGAGAAGGTTCACTTCTTGCCTCGGCAGTAATGGATGAGCAAATTGTTTCGCCTTCCTATGTGCAGTCAACGGGAAAAGAGCTCATTCATTTGGGTCAGGTTGGTGTGAAAATGAGTGATGAGCTTTACAACAATAGAATGCCTGATACCGCTTCTGTTTATGGGCTGGGGATGCTTGTGGGATTGTGCTTGGTTGGATTGGCTGGTTTGATGCTTCTTGGTGCGAGAAAGGTCCGCAGGGCGTAG
- a CDS encoding DUF4127 family protein has product MNKKIALIPIDARPVTRELPKQIARIGGWEVQLPDKEILGFLKKPGNINSLSDWLLKVAPEVDGFVLSTDMLAYGGLVPSRINSDEMQVIFKRIELILHLKKIYPEKPIMAFSATMRISNNYVNEEEKEYWEDYGEEIWQYSYHTHRYVRTECEESKGKVEKLSAVIPPDILRDYLQTRERNFQVNLSLLDLVENGTIDVLVFPQDDTSEYGLNIEEQESLTDFVRKRQLSSKVFIYPGADEVANTLISRLIYKLEKVAPPTFFPVYSGETGSHVHAMYEDRPICESVKGQVFAFGSYTVDNANDADIVFAVNVPGKQQGDLALQRFLGEVDTSHRNIGEWVSRIHHYVRKQKLVAIADVAYANGADPAMLPRLLDDVTLSHLSGFGAWNTAGNTIGTVVAQSAMLYLQKEKPTIPYEEVQEHMEEQIVLRLLDDFLYQTIVRQQVRKAVNLETITDETLLQEVVFRFNEEAKVFLEKYSLDYEIKDIYLPWNRTFEIGIRLAKEGAN; this is encoded by the coding sequence ATGAATAAAAAAATAGCATTAATCCCAATTGATGCAAGGCCTGTTACGAGGGAACTTCCTAAACAGATTGCCCGCATAGGCGGATGGGAAGTTCAATTGCCAGATAAAGAAATACTCGGTTTTTTGAAAAAACCGGGCAACATAAATAGCTTAAGTGATTGGCTTTTAAAGGTAGCACCGGAAGTTGATGGGTTCGTACTTTCAACAGATATGCTCGCTTATGGTGGACTTGTTCCGTCCCGAATTAATTCAGATGAAATGCAAGTTATTTTCAAGCGAATAGAACTAATCCTTCACTTGAAAAAGATCTATCCTGAAAAACCTATCATGGCTTTTAGTGCAACCATGCGCATTTCCAATAACTATGTTAATGAAGAAGAGAAAGAGTATTGGGAAGATTACGGAGAGGAAATTTGGCAGTATTCCTATCATACTCATCGCTATGTAAGAACAGAATGTGAAGAATCTAAGGGTAAAGTAGAGAAGTTGTCTGCTGTTATTCCCCCTGACATTTTACGAGATTATCTACAAACCCGAGAAAGAAACTTCCAAGTAAATCTCTCTTTATTAGATTTGGTGGAAAATGGAACAATAGATGTGCTCGTATTTCCACAGGACGATACGTCCGAATACGGATTAAATATTGAAGAGCAGGAAAGTCTAACTGATTTTGTACGTAAACGGCAGCTATCTTCCAAAGTCTTTATTTACCCAGGAGCAGATGAAGTGGCGAATACACTCATCTCCCGCCTTATCTACAAACTGGAAAAAGTGGCACCACCTACTTTCTTCCCTGTTTATAGTGGAGAAACAGGCTCCCATGTTCATGCAATGTATGAGGACAGGCCGATATGTGAATCAGTAAAGGGGCAAGTTTTCGCATTTGGAAGCTATACAGTAGACAATGCGAATGATGCTGATATTGTCTTTGCTGTGAACGTACCAGGCAAGCAACAAGGCGACCTTGCATTGCAGAGATTTTTGGGTGAAGTAGATACTTCCCACCGAAACATCGGTGAATGGGTATCTAGGATTCACCATTATGTAAGAAAACAGAAGCTGGTCGCTATTGCGGATGTGGCTTATGCGAATGGAGCGGATCCCGCAATGCTTCCGAGACTTTTAGATGATGTAACTCTCTCCCACTTGAGCGGGTTTGGTGCTTGGAATACAGCAGGGAACACCATCGGAACAGTGGTTGCTCAATCTGCCATGCTTTATCTTCAAAAAGAAAAACCTACTATTCCTTATGAAGAAGTCCAAGAACATATGGAGGAACAAATAGTACTAAGACTTCTGGATGACTTTCTTTATCAGACGATTGTACGGCAGCAAGTGCGTAAAGCAGTCAATCTAGAAACCATCACAGATGAAACCCTTCTCCAAGAGGTAGTGTTCAGATTCAACGAAGAGGCAAAAGTCTTTTTAGAAAAATACTCCTTAGATTATGAAATAAAAGATATTTACTTGCCTTGGAACCGAACTTTTGAAATAGGAATCCGTTTAGCAAAAGAAGGAGCCAACTAG
- a CDS encoding FAD-dependent oxidoreductase, with protein MKADIIVVGGGLGGCTAALAAAKRGQNVILTEETDWIGGQLTSQAVPPDEHKWIEQFGCTASYRNFRNRVRDYYKRNYPLKEEAIANEMLNPGNGWVSRLCHEPRVALAVLEEMLAPYVGSGRITILLNYQVENADVDQDTVRSVEVKHVLTGNTLVLTGDIFLDATECGDLLPLAGVEYVTGAEAKEETGELHAPEEARPQDMQPITHVLAVDYIEGEDFTIEKPLQYEKWKEYQAPFLQHKQLSWFAPDAHTGESKEFAMFHHGELWGLWDYRRIIDPLLFKEGTFQGDITLINWPQNDYWLGSIIDVDPNDRLRYLEEAKQLSLSLLYWLQTEAPRPDGAKGYPGVRLRPDVLGTEDGLAKYPYIRESRRIKAVFTVVEEHINAETRGNKGIERFKDSVGIGCYRIDLHPTTETNTFFYTESYPFEIPLGALLPIRVKNLLPACKNIGATHITNGCFRVHPVEWNIGESAGYLAAFSLEKGILPREVRENEGLLREFQEMLIKEGIELNWPEIGAI; from the coding sequence ATGAAAGCGGATATTATTGTGGTTGGCGGTGGCCTTGGTGGATGTACCGCAGCACTAGCGGCAGCTAAAAGAGGGCAAAACGTCATCTTGACCGAAGAGACAGATTGGATTGGGGGCCAACTTACAAGCCAGGCAGTTCCACCGGATGAACATAAATGGATTGAACAGTTCGGTTGCACAGCTAGTTATCGTAACTTTCGTAACCGAGTACGAGACTATTACAAGAGAAACTACCCTCTAAAAGAAGAAGCTATTGCAAATGAGATGTTGAATCCCGGAAACGGCTGGGTCAGTAGACTTTGCCATGAACCGAGAGTGGCCTTGGCGGTTTTGGAGGAAATGCTTGCTCCTTATGTGGGTAGCGGCAGAATAACTATTCTACTTAACTATCAGGTAGAAAATGCTGATGTTGATCAGGATACAGTCCGGTCGGTTGAAGTAAAGCATGTTTTGACAGGGAATACACTCGTTCTAACAGGTGATATCTTCCTAGATGCCACCGAATGCGGGGATTTGTTGCCATTGGCTGGTGTGGAATATGTAACAGGGGCTGAAGCAAAAGAGGAAACGGGTGAACTGCATGCACCAGAAGAAGCACGTCCTCAAGATATGCAGCCTATCACACATGTCTTAGCAGTGGATTACATTGAAGGAGAAGACTTCACGATTGAAAAGCCTCTTCAATATGAAAAATGGAAAGAGTATCAGGCACCATTTTTACAACACAAACAATTGAGCTGGTTCGCACCTGATGCACATACAGGAGAATCTAAAGAGTTTGCCATGTTCCATCACGGCGAGCTTTGGGGACTGTGGGACTATCGCCGTATCATCGACCCCCTTCTGTTTAAAGAAGGAACTTTCCAAGGAGATATCACCTTGATTAATTGGCCACAAAATGATTACTGGCTCGGGTCCATTATCGATGTAGATCCTAATGACCGTCTACGCTATCTAGAAGAGGCCAAACAGTTAAGTTTATCTTTATTATATTGGTTGCAGACAGAGGCACCTCGTCCTGACGGCGCTAAAGGTTACCCGGGAGTACGACTCCGCCCAGATGTGTTAGGGACAGAGGATGGTTTAGCGAAATATCCTTATATCCGTGAATCACGGAGGATAAAGGCAGTGTTCACAGTAGTAGAAGAGCACATCAATGCAGAAACCAGAGGAAATAAAGGGATTGAAAGGTTTAAAGATTCAGTTGGTATCGGCTGTTATCGAATTGATCTTCACCCAACAACAGAAACCAACACTTTCTTTTATACAGAAAGCTACCCATTTGAAATCCCACTCGGTGCATTATTACCTATACGGGTGAAAAACCTGTTGCCAGCTTGTAAGAATATAGGGGCTACACATATCACCAACGGCTGTTTCCGTGTTCATCCAGTGGAATGGAACATAGGAGAATCAGCAGGCTATCTTGCGGCATTCTCTTTAGAGAAAGGGATCCTTCCGCGTGAAGTAAGGGAGAATGAAGGGCTGTTACGTGAGTTCCAAGAGATGTTAATAAAAGAGGGAATCGAGTTAAATTGGCCAGAAATTGGTGCAATTTAA
- a CDS encoding ROK family protein, whose product MSLRIGVDLGGTNLRVALVQEDGKIIRDLERKTEAEKGPEYIIGMMVEMIRDIKGREFVKGVGIGCPGPLDPRTGVIYNPPNLPGWNSIPLASMLEKSLSEQVRVDNDANAAALAEAKFGAGVGAESVYYITVSTGIGGGFVLDGSLFQGATGYAGEIGNMIILPGGPTHNSLNAGALESLASGTAIGMAGRKAGIAEGAEEVFRLASIGDITAQGIINDAINYLSIGIANLVHSVNPSIFVLGGGVMKAESQVLDPLKEKVKSYVYPRLRDTITIVPASLGSKAGVIGAAFLIN is encoded by the coding sequence GTGAGTTTGAGAATAGGAGTGGACTTAGGAGGGACAAATCTTCGGGTCGCATTAGTTCAAGAGGATGGAAAAATAATCAGGGACTTGGAACGGAAAACAGAAGCGGAAAAAGGTCCGGAATACATCATAGGCATGATGGTGGAAATGATTCGCGATATAAAGGGGAGAGAGTTCGTTAAAGGTGTCGGTATAGGTTGCCCAGGTCCACTTGATCCAAGAACAGGCGTAATCTATAACCCTCCCAATCTACCCGGTTGGAATAGCATCCCTCTCGCAAGCATGTTGGAAAAGTCATTGAGTGAACAGGTTCGAGTTGATAATGATGCCAACGCAGCAGCTCTTGCGGAAGCCAAATTTGGAGCAGGTGTTGGGGCGGAAAGTGTCTATTATATAACGGTTAGTACAGGAATTGGCGGCGGATTCGTTTTGGATGGAAGTTTGTTTCAGGGTGCAACAGGCTACGCAGGTGAAATCGGGAATATGATTATACTTCCTGGAGGGCCTACACATAATAGTTTAAATGCTGGAGCACTGGAAAGCTTAGCAAGTGGGACAGCCATTGGGATGGCAGGGAGAAAAGCTGGAATTGCCGAGGGAGCGGAAGAAGTATTTCGACTAGCTTCGATAGGAGATATAACCGCCCAAGGTATTATCAATGATGCTATAAACTACTTGTCTATTGGGATAGCGAATCTTGTTCATTCCGTAAATCCCTCCATTTTTGTTTTGGGGGGCGGGGTGATGAAAGCCGAAAGTCAGGTACTCGACCCTTTAAAAGAAAAGGTGAAAAGCTATGTATATCCTAGACTAAGGGATACAATCACAATCGTTCCCGCCTCTCTTGGTTCTAAAGCCGGAGTGATTGGGGCCGCGTTTTTAATCAATTGA
- a CDS encoding YecA family protein, which translates to MIGRNEPCPCGSGKKYKKCCEKKQDGLDKVLESEVMGLQVDMMRFAYEKFASELETVSSKYLHKFSLDEMKEEAFNELLHLWYMFTVKRDNGLTIVEEFATVQEGKFSRPQVKEWAESWQKAYPSVYKVANVRGETYTMEDIFTKEKEKVTYIGREDSLSKNELVIGMFVPFKQAKVVFMSTFERGVLEAIRLEEKLAEEFAQVDIDSAYIRAQFPELAGKMVEFELSEEDVQQLPVQDEAQERVLNLFAEGAKKRGYPERFSEFATMLWSIYCMKESPMIRNEQNYAAALIYFLDTHFMKEQQETQKALAEEFGISAGSVSSTFRKLDEVLQPVIQTFEEDIEAALQGA; encoded by the coding sequence ATGATTGGAAGAAATGAACCATGTCCTTGTGGCAGTGGAAAGAAATATAAGAAGTGTTGTGAGAAAAAGCAAGATGGCCTGGATAAAGTGCTGGAATCAGAAGTGATGGGGCTTCAGGTTGATATGATGCGCTTTGCATATGAAAAATTTGCTAGTGAGCTTGAAACGGTCAGCTCCAAGTATCTACATAAATTTTCATTAGATGAGATGAAAGAAGAGGCATTTAACGAGTTGCTTCATCTCTGGTATATGTTCACGGTAAAGCGAGATAATGGTTTAACGATTGTGGAAGAGTTTGCAACAGTACAAGAGGGCAAGTTCTCCCGTCCGCAAGTAAAAGAGTGGGCAGAAAGCTGGCAAAAGGCATATCCATCTGTCTATAAGGTAGCGAATGTGCGCGGAGAGACCTACACGATGGAAGACATTTTTACAAAAGAGAAGGAAAAAGTCACTTACATCGGCAGAGAGGACAGCTTAAGCAAAAATGAGCTGGTAATTGGCATGTTTGTTCCTTTCAAGCAGGCAAAAGTCGTGTTCATGTCCACCTTTGAACGCGGGGTATTGGAAGCCATTCGTCTTGAAGAAAAGCTAGCCGAGGAGTTTGCCCAAGTGGATATTGATTCGGCCTATATTCGTGCACAATTCCCGGAACTTGCCGGTAAAATGGTAGAGTTTGAATTAAGTGAAGAGGATGTTCAGCAGCTACCTGTCCAAGATGAGGCGCAGGAGCGTGTATTGAACCTGTTTGCAGAAGGAGCGAAAAAGCGCGGATATCCGGAGAGGTTTTCAGAATTTGCTACTATGCTCTGGTCCATCTATTGCATGAAAGAGAGTCCGATGATCCGCAATGAGCAGAATTACGCTGCGGCATTGATTTACTTTTTAGACACTCATTTTATGAAAGAACAACAAGAAACACAAAAAGCACTTGCTGAAGAGTTTGGCATATCAGCAGGAAGTGTTTCATCCACGTTCCGTAAGCTGGATGAGGTATTACAGCCAGTTATCCAAACTTTTGAAGAAGATATCGAAGCAGCCTTACAGGGCGCTTAA
- a CDS encoding family 10 glycosylhydrolase yields MKKSIKKAKLFIISALVLALILTGYPIQQQTSAALAQDLVKAANGETHVIFDYNTLRGADQLIIYTPEFGTSTKNNRWGVEVVVEDGMITEVRDGTVVDLSNAPIPENGFVVSAHGTARAWVMANLKEGETVEILKDVIADPVRTSTYSINKLDPQAPYEFPGGRGADELVVYTSAYGKERTGTNQYGAEFIVRNGIVVEMSGSNSLIPEDGFVVSGHGAAQKWILENTQVGAEVTFNPETMKITSRIDASAYIRAAELVMEKASAQIEAAETNFLDVPIEEAKASLKEAEESLKIAEKAFVDEDWQRTIDYSDLATQQANKAGFQTVESKVVDARGVWHRPTESNREDIIETLDKLADSNFNILFLETFFHGYTIYPSEIAEQNPNFVGWDPLEVFIEEGKKRGIEVHAWVHTFFVGHESLNPPGPILTEHPEWAAVDREGRIPSVKEVGYYYLNPALPAVRDHLSSIFNEMVTTHEVDGLHLDYIRYPVSLPIENGYSYDEYSRNEFKKVSGVDPLDITPADAELWEEWNVWRQNQISTFVERIHGEVKEVDESLELSTAVFPEVSDAIDQKFQNWVEWVSAGYMDFITPMIYAVDTNYVQRTTNEFMERFQQPVLSYIGLAPFVGFSDELLVDQVKAMNETDAAGQVQFALHSLREEHFEALKAGPQRKEAFLPHADPMHAAELVIKDTKRKIADIYIPRDGVDHSAVRALEQQFINLERAVGKGDISEINGKIAEVQDFLVDREKHIHPAVSNHLLKDLDQLKQLMDFAQFKQQ; encoded by the coding sequence ATGAAAAAAAGTATTAAGAAGGCGAAGCTGTTCATCATCAGTGCATTGGTTTTGGCGCTGATCTTAACTGGGTATCCTATCCAACAACAAACTAGTGCAGCATTGGCACAAGATCTTGTAAAAGCGGCAAATGGGGAAACGCATGTCATTTTTGATTACAACACTTTAAGAGGCGCTGATCAACTTATCATCTATACACCTGAATTTGGAACAAGTACAAAGAATAATCGGTGGGGAGTTGAAGTAGTCGTAGAGGATGGGATGATAACAGAAGTTCGTGACGGAACTGTCGTAGATCTTTCTAACGCACCGATCCCTGAGAATGGTTTTGTTGTCTCCGCTCATGGTACGGCAAGAGCTTGGGTGATGGCGAATCTGAAGGAAGGCGAAACCGTCGAAATCTTAAAGGATGTTATCGCAGATCCTGTGAGAACATCCACTTACTCTATAAATAAGTTAGATCCACAAGCACCATACGAATTCCCGGGCGGGCGTGGGGCAGATGAACTAGTTGTCTATACATCTGCATACGGGAAGGAACGCACCGGTACAAACCAATATGGTGCAGAATTTATTGTTCGCAATGGAATTGTTGTAGAAATGTCTGGTAGCAACAGTCTCATCCCAGAAGATGGATTCGTTGTGTCCGGTCATGGAGCTGCACAAAAATGGATACTTGAAAACACACAAGTAGGGGCAGAAGTAACCTTCAACCCTGAGACGATGAAAATCACTTCGCGTATTGATGCAAGCGCATACATACGTGCGGCAGAACTTGTCATGGAAAAAGCTTCTGCTCAAATTGAGGCAGCAGAAACAAACTTCTTAGACGTTCCAATTGAGGAAGCAAAGGCATCACTAAAAGAAGCAGAAGAATCATTGAAAATTGCAGAAAAAGCATTCGTTGATGAGGACTGGCAACGTACGATTGACTATTCGGATCTCGCAACCCAACAGGCAAACAAGGCAGGATTCCAAACAGTGGAGTCAAAAGTAGTGGATGCACGTGGCGTTTGGCACCGTCCGACAGAAAGTAATCGCGAAGACATTATTGAAACGTTAGACAAGCTTGCAGACTCTAACTTTAACATTCTATTTTTAGAAACGTTTTTCCACGGCTACACTATCTATCCAAGTGAAATTGCTGAACAAAATCCGAACTTCGTAGGTTGGGATCCATTGGAAGTCTTTATTGAGGAAGGAAAGAAACGCGGCATTGAAGTACATGCGTGGGTTCACACCTTCTTTGTTGGGCATGAGTCCTTAAATCCTCCTGGCCCTATTTTGACGGAGCATCCTGAGTGGGCAGCAGTGGACCGTGAGGGGCGGATTCCTTCCGTAAAAGAGGTTGGATATTACTATCTTAACCCTGCATTACCAGCAGTTCGCGATCATCTATCAAGTATATTTAACGAAATGGTTACCACACATGAGGTGGATGGACTTCATCTTGATTACATCCGCTATCCAGTCAGCCTTCCGATTGAAAATGGGTACAGCTATGATGAATACAGCCGAAATGAATTCAAGAAGGTTTCTGGAGTCGATCCATTGGATATCACACCTGCAGACGCAGAGCTTTGGGAAGAATGGAATGTATGGAGACAAAATCAAATATCTACTTTTGTAGAAAGAATTCACGGCGAAGTGAAGGAAGTTGACGAATCGTTAGAACTATCGACTGCGGTGTTCCCAGAAGTGTCAGATGCCATCGATCAAAAGTTTCAAAACTGGGTGGAATGGGTTAGTGCAGGATACATGGATTTCATTACTCCGATGATTTATGCAGTGGATACCAACTATGTACAACGTACTACAAACGAATTCATGGAGCGCTTCCAGCAACCGGTTTTATCCTATATTGGTCTAGCACCATTCGTAGGTTTCTCCGATGAACTCTTAGTGGATCAGGTAAAAGCAATGAATGAGACAGACGCTGCAGGACAGGTTCAATTCGCGCTTCACTCGCTAAGAGAAGAGCATTTTGAAGCTTTAAAAGCAGGCCCACAGCGCAAGGAAGCTTTCTTACCTCATGCTGACCCAATGCATGCGGCTGAATTGGTTATTAAAGACACAAAACGTAAAATTGCCGATATTTATATACCGAGGGATGGAGTGGACCATTCTGCCGTTAGAGCGTTGGAACAGCAGTTCATAAATCTGGAAAGAGCTGTAGGTAAAGGTGACATTTCAGAAATAAATGGAAAAATTGCAGAAGTGCAGGACTTTCTTGTGGATCGTGAGAAGCATATCCATCCAGCAGTCTCCAATCATCTTCTAAAAGATCTTGATCAGCTTAAACAGCTTATGGACTTTGCACAATTCAAGCAGCAATAA